CGCATGTCAGAAAGCAGGAGTTAAAATCGCATGTTTAGCTATTGGGAATGATTTCACTATCGTTGATGATAAAGAGCGCGCGAAAGAGATAAAAAATGTTATCGAATCACTCAACATTGCAAATTATCTCGGTGCGCCGGTTATGCGAGTGTTTTGCGGGACGCGGAGTGTAACCGATGCGGCGGTGCATCGGGTCATCGAGTCGTATAAAGAAGTGGTGCCGATAGCAAAAAAACTCAACATCAAACTAGGGATGGAAAACCATTGGGGCGCCAGCGTTAATCCGGATAATGTCGTTCGGATAATTGAAGGGGTCGATTCGCCATATTTTGGCAGTTGTCCAGATTTTGGGAACTGGCAGCCGGATGACCGATATACCGCTATGGCTGCCGTTGCGCCGTATGCGGTACATGTTCATGCGAAATCGCATGCGTTCCTGCCGAATGGTGAAGAGAAAGATTTAGATTACCGCCGTCTCCTTGACATTCTGCGTGATGCCGGATATGACGGAGCGTTATCCATTGAGTTCGAAGGGAAAGGGAACGAAATTACCGGCGTTAAAAAGACTGTCGCATTACTGAAGAAATACCTATAAGATAAATCCGAAAAAAGCTAACCGCAGGGTTCGCGAAGAACATCGTAAAGAATGCTAACAACAGAAATAATCATAGCGTTCTTTGTTCATCTTAGCGACTTTGCGGTTAAGCTTGTTTTAGTTGTTCACGATAAATAGCTCGAATCCGGTTGAAGATATTCAGATATTCCGGAGTTCGATAATCTGGATACGTCCATTCATACGGTTCAAATTTGCCTTGGCGGAATCGGAGTGTTACTTCTGCATATATCCCTTGCCCGAGATAAATCCGATGCTGATAATCTTTCGTCGTTGCAAGAACTAATTTCGCATTCGAGACATACCCAGGGTCGAGGTTGATGAGTCGATTGGGAGCACCAAACGCTAACTCAATCTGATTCGTTGCGAGTTTTATTCCTATAATATCTGATGGATCAATCAGCTTTTCAAAACTGATAAACTGCCGCTGTAAATCTTTCCCCATTTCCTGCTCATAATAATCAGTATAGCAACTAAACGGCATCAGCGGACTGAGGTAATCTATCGCACCATAGCGTTCTTGTAATTTTTCTCGTGCTTGCTCAAATAATTCCAATCGCCCTGAAATCATCCCGCAAATCAGTTTGACTGGAATTGGAATTTTGATTATCCCCATAATTTTAATTTGTAAGATAGAAGTTTATTTTCTAGCCAATTGAACCAGAGCTTGTGCAGCTAGCCGGAGTGGATCTATAAATATATGACCTAGTCGGTTGCGCAGTTCAGTATGAACAATAGATAATTCCGTGCAACCGAGAAGTATTTTTACGCAACCTGCTTGGCGCAGATGGATAACTATCTTTTCCAGCCGATCAATAATACTCCTATCTTTAATGCCTTTCTTAATATCATATATCACCTCCATAACAATACGCTGGAACTTTGGTTCCGGTATAACTGTTTTCTCCGGCTGGTCGGGTAGCATAAAAAGCTGACTGTTAATTGTTCCGTCGGTAGCTAGGATTCCTACTTTACCATCCGAAACGATGATGTGCTGTTTAGCTAATTCTACGATGTTTAAGAGTGGTGTATTCAAGCTATTTTGGATTTCTTCAAATCGAGCATGCGCGGTTATACATGAAATTACCAAAATATCGATTCCTGTCTTCTCCAGTAGGAGCAACGATTCCGCAATCGCTTTTAGATACGACTCGCCATCATCTATTGTAAGTGATGCGGTACGGTCAGGGATATGCGGATTGGTATAGGTAATCACCTCGATATGGTCCTGGTCTATTTGCGCTGGAGTATGTTCGATAATCAACTGCTGTAATAATACCCCCGATTCCGGACCCATTCCACCGAGAATTCCTATTCGGAAATGTTTGCACAGCGAATGTTCCATTTGCTCGAACTTAACTTGAAGATTTTGTGTATTGTATTTAAATATTGTACCATTTTTCTTTTTGTTTGGGTATCGAACAATGTTTCCTAAATAAAATATACTCGCTTAAATCATTTTTAATCACACTTGCCCGATTGAAACTTTCAAGATACAATAACAAGAGAAAATACTCATTACACTAATAATTAAAAGAAATGATTATGCCCAATCTTTTTGGAAAAAAATACACTTACCGGCAATTGATACAATACATCGGCGATATATCACAACTTGGTGGATTGAAACATTATGAACTAGCTTCTGGAGTAGGAAAAGGAGTTGGAGCAGTAGATTTTAACACCGGGACAGGATTTGAGTTCACGGTTCTACTCGACCGTGGTATGGATATCTCTGAAGCACGATATAACGGTCAATCGTTATGCTGGCGGTCGAGTACCGGCGATGTAGCCCCTGCATTTTTCGACCCAAACGGAATCGGATGGCTCCGGTCATTTTTCGGCGGATTAGTTTTAACCTGCGGGTTAGATAATGTCGGTCCTCCCTGTGAAGATGGACAAAAACAATTCGGTCTCCATGGACGATATACCAGTATCCCGGCAAGTAATATCGAAATTGAGCAGAAATGGGATTGCGATGAATTCGTTATGTCGGTTGAAGGGCAGATGCGCGAAACCTCGGTTTTCGGAATGAACCTGTTGCTAACTCGGGAAATTAGTGCGAAACTCGGCGAAAGTCGTTTGGTTATCCACGATACAATCGAAAATCAGGGATATGAAAAGACACCGGTTATGATTCTGTATCATTGCAATTTCGGATTCCCGCTAGTAGATGAGCATGCTGAATTGATTTCTCCAAGCATAAAAGTTATCCCGCGAGATGCAGCCGCTGAGCAGGGAAAAGACGATTATGATAAATTCCAGCAACCAACTCAAGGATATCAAGAGAAAGTATATTTCCATCAATTGCAGCCGGATAAAGCAGGGTATGTTAAGGTAGCATTAATAAATAAAAAGCGGGATTTAGGCGTCTATCTGAAATATCAGAAAAAGCAATTGCCGCGGTTTACCCAATGGAAAATGCTTGGACAAGGGATATACGTTTGCGGATTAGAACCTGGTAACTGCGGCGTTCTCGGTCGGGCGAAAGAACGTGAAGCTGGAACATTAGAATTCTTGAATCCGGGGGAGAAAAAGGAAATTCAACTTGAAATAGGAGTACTTACCAATCAACAGGATGTAAGAAAATTTACCAATAATATAAAAAAAATAAAATAATGACAAATGTCTAGGATAAATGTTAGTTTTATTTCAAAATGGTCAACGGTTCTAATGCCAAAAATAAAAAATGTATTATTACCTTTTAATCTTTGGTATTTGACATTAAAATGGAATTATGTCGCTCCTAGGAATTGATGTCGGGACAACCGGCTGTAAAGTAGTTGCATTTAATCCGGATGGAAAAATCATCGCTTCTGCATATCGAGAGTATCCGTTGCGGTTCCCAGGACAACCCGGCTGGGTTGAACTAGATGCGGATGAAGTATGGCAAAGAGTCAAACATTGTATTCAAAACGTAGCTGCACAAACCAAGTCCGACCCGATTGAAGCGTTAGCTGTCTCTTCGCAAGGTGAAGGGGTAACGCCGATAGATAAAGCTGGACGAGTTCTCTATCATAGCATCGTTTCGTTCGATTCGCGAACCGTAGAATTTATTTCATGGTGGTTGAAACGGATGAGTGCATATCAGCTGTTCGCTGAAACCGGAATGACTCCGGAACCGTTCTATACCATCAATAAAATTTTATGGTTTAAAAAATATCGACCTAACATAGACCGGCGAACGTGGAAATATCTCTGTTATGAAGATTTAGTGAATTATCGGTTAACTGGAATACCGGCAATAGATTATTCATTAGCGGCGCGAATGATGTGTTTTGATTTGAAACATAACCGGTGGTCCTCGAAAATGCTTAACCTAGCTGGAATCGAAGAAGACCGATTAGCGTTTCTATATCCGCCCGGAAAAATTGTTGGAAATGTTCTCCCCAAAATCGCACAGGAATTGGGGTTACCGAAAGACACGCTAGTAGTCACTGGAGGACACGACCAACCATGCGGTGCACTCGGTGCCGGCGTAATTAAACCGGGGATCACTATGGATGCTATTGGAACAGTAGAATGTATTACTCCCGCATTTCCAAACCCGGTGATTAATCGAAAAATGTTAGCGAACCGGTTCTGCTGTTATCCGCATGTTGTGCCAAATCAATATGTTACGGTCGCGTTCAATTTCACTGGCGGGTCATTACTTCGCTGGTATCGTGACCAATTCGGACAGAAAGAAATTGAATTGGCTCGAAAATCAGGGAAAGACGTTTATGAAATATTAGTTCAGCAGATACCGAGCCAACCGAGTTCGCTATTTATCTTACCCCATTTTACTACTACCGGTACGCCTTATTTCGACCATCATTCCCGGGGTGCAATACTCGGGTTAACCTTAGCTACGCAAAAACCGGAAATAACGCGAGCGATTCTTGAAGGAATAAGTTATGAGATTCGATTGAATATCGAATTATTAGCGCAAGCTGGAATTCCGGTTAGAGAAATTCGAGCGATTGGAGGCGGTGCGAAATCCGCGCAGTGGCTGCAGTTAAAAGCGGATTTGTTCGGCAGAAAAATAGTTACCTTGAACGTCTCCGAAGCAGCATCGTTAGGGGTAGCAATGTTAGCTGGGTGTGCAATTGGCGAGTATTCATCGGTATCAGAAGCGGTAGCGCAAACGGTTAAAATCAAACAGACCTTTATTCCGAACCCGACGAATAAAAAAATCTATAACCGAAAGTTTGAAATATATCGACAAATATATCCACGGTTGAAAGAACTTAACCATACCATCGCTACGGAATTGTAATAAGTTATGTATATTCTAACACTAACCATAGCGTTCGCTGCGGAAAACTTGTGATGAATAATCTTGCTTCTTTAAAACAACAGTTACACCGATACGGAATCCATTTATCAAAACGGCGAGGACAATCGCTGTTGATTGATAGGACGGTATTAGCTGATATTGTTTCCGCAGCTGGAATATGCTCCGATGATATCGTCATTGAAATTGGAGCAGGAACCGGGATATTAACCGCAGAATTAGCGAAACTGGCGAAACAGGTTTATGCACTTGAAATAGATAAGCGGATGGTTCAAGTCGCTTCTAATACCTTACGGGGATATTCGAATATAACGTTGATTGAAGATGACGTACTCGCATATAATTTCCGAGAAATACGACGAACCTATCCCGATGAACCGGTTAAGGTTATCGGAAATCTTCCATATTCAATTACCAGTCCGGTTCTATTTAAGGTGGTTGAAAATCGAGAACTATTTACGGTAGCGGTGTTTATGATTCAAAAAGAAGTTGCGGAACGATTAGTTGCAAATCCGGGAACTAAAGCGTATGGTGTGCTAACGATTTCGATTACGTACCGCTATCAACCGGAAATAATCAGATATGTTCCCGCGCAATCGTTTTTCCCGAAACCGGAAGTGGATTCTGCGATAATCAAATTGATACCGCATCAGACCCGACCAGTTCAAGTAGATGATGAACTGTTCTTTTTTCGAATTGTTAAAGTAGCATTCAGCCAGCGACGAAAAACGTTGCTCAACACTTTAAACACGATATCACATCAGTTGAAATTAGATAAACCGAAATTGGAAGCGAGGTTAACTGAATTACATATCGACCCGAGTCGTAGAGGGGAAACTCTATCCATCGCAGAATTTGCAAAACTGGCGAACTTGTTAAAACCGCAGGCGTAATCGATAATATAATGCAATAACTTTAGGTTAAAAATTTCATGTATGCAAATTTCTTTTACTATTAATAGTCAATCCGTTACGCTTGATGTTGAACCGACTGAAACTTTACTGCAGGTTATTCGGGAACGACTACATCTTACCGGAACGAAAGAAGGATGTGGTCGTGGAGATTGCGGCGCATGTACTGTTCTCATGGACGGTTATGCCGTCAATTCATGTTTAATTTTAGCTCCACAAACTGATGGACATACGATTACGACGATTGAAGGGTTGGCTCGGGATAAACAACTCGACGCAATCCAGCAAGCGTTCATCAGTTCCGGCGCAGTTCAATGCGGATTTTGTACCCCGGGAATGATTCTTTCCACAAAAGCGTTACTTACCCGAAATCCGAATCCTACCGACGAAGAAATTCGTATCGCGATTTCTGGTAATCTCTGCCGATGTACCGGTTATATCAAAATCGTTAATGCAATTCGTTCCTTAAGAAAATAAATCACTAAAACCCCATTGTATCCGCTAAGAATATAAGTTATTTTTTATTTGTGTTTTTGTATTTTTGGGGTTAATCAAATACGGAGAGAAGTGGTTTGTGCAGGTGGATTCGCTTCTGCGATAACAATCGCAGTCGCTTGTTCATCGTTATGGGATAAACTTAGCGATAAACGAGTAATCCCTTTTTGTCGAGATATAGCCGCAGCCGTATCGTGGAGCAGGATATCAGGTTTCCCGAGCTCGTTTATGATAGTTTCAATTTCAGTATGTTTTATACTAAATCGAAATCCGGTACCGAACGCTTTAACGACGGCTTCTTTTGCCGCAAATCGTGCTGCATAATGCAAATGCGGTTCTTTTCGAGACCCGCAGTACGCAATTTCGCCCGGACAATATATACGGTTCAGAAATCTATCGCCATACCGGGCTATAGCTTGTTTTATCCGTTCCGTAGAAACAATATCGATGCCTACCCCAATTACCATAGTGAATATAAATCCCAATGTGAAAATCTAAACCCTTATATTTTACCAGTTTTATTCATTGTGAGTTCATCGTAATAATTCAAGCATCTCTCGCACTGCACGGTCTAACCCTACCAGAACAGCTCGCGCTACAATACTATGTCCAATACTAAATTCTTGAATCTCCTGGATTGCCGCAATCCGAGAGATATTCTGATAGTTAAGTCCGTGACCAGCATTAACCTTTAATCCGATATCCCGTGCGTGAATCGCAGCGTCAGCGATGAACTGGTATTGTTCATGTTCTTCATCCGTGCCGAATACTTCACAATATTTCCCAGTATGGAGTTCGATATAATCTGCACCGATGCTTTTCGCTGCATCTACTTGCGATTGTATTGGGTCAATAAAAAGACTGACGGGAATATTCTGCTGATGCAATTCTGTTATTGCTGACCGCAATGGCTGGATAAGGCGCACCACATCAAGGCCGCCTTCTGTAGTCAACTCCGCACGTTTTTCGGGAACGAGCGTAACCAAATCCGGTTTTATTGTCCTTGCGATGTCGAGCATCTCACTGGTTGCTGCCATTTCAAGATTTAAATTGATATGCAGGATTTCCCGGAGTAGTTTAACATCTCGGTCTTGAATATGGCGACGATCTTCCCGAAGATGAACCGTTATCCCGTGTGCGCCAGCTAGTTCAACTAACACCGCAGCATAAATCGGGTCAGGTTCTTTGGCTAGCCGTGCCTGTCTGAGCGTTGCAATATGGTCAATATTAACACTTAATTTAGCCATACTCTACCACCTTTGCAAATAGTTAGTTAGTCGGTTGCCTAGAAACAGTATATAGGAAAAATCTTTTATCCACCAGTTACTTTCTACCGTTCACGGTATTATCAATCAATTCTGTTTCAATTTCTAAAGTTTCTGGAATAATACGAACCACTTCAACTC
The genomic region above belongs to bacterium and contains:
- the acpS gene encoding holo-ACP synthase; its protein translation is MVIGVGIDIVSTERIKQAIARYGDRFLNRIYCPGEIAYCGSRKEPHLHYAARFAAKEAVVKAFGTGFRFSIKHTEIETIINELGKPDILLHDTAAAISRQKGITRLSLSLSHNDEQATAIVIAEANPPAQTTSLRI
- a CDS encoding sugar phosphate isomerase/epimerase, with the translated sequence MFICNSSWSFHRMIPQRMKLLEFPAKCASLGIEAVELLEYHFESKEEKYLDSLKSACQKAGVKIACLAIGNDFTIVDDKERAKEIKNVIESLNIANYLGAPVMRVFCGTRSVTDAAVHRVIESYKEVVPIAKKLNIKLGMENHWGASVNPDNVVRIIEGVDSPYFGSCPDFGNWQPDDRYTAMAAVAPYAVHVHAKSHAFLPNGEEKDLDYRRLLDILRDAGYDGALSIEFEGKGNEITGVKKTVALLKKYL
- a CDS encoding (2Fe-2S)-binding protein translates to MQISFTINSQSVTLDVEPTETLLQVIRERLHLTGTKEGCGRGDCGACTVLMDGYAVNSCLILAPQTDGHTITTIEGLARDKQLDAIQQAFISSGAVQCGFCTPGMILSTKALLTRNPNPTDEEIRIAISGNLCRCTGYIKIVNAIRSLRK
- the rsmA gene encoding 16S rRNA (adenine(1518)-N(6)/adenine(1519)-N(6))-dimethyltransferase RsmA gives rise to the protein MNNLASLKQQLHRYGIHLSKRRGQSLLIDRTVLADIVSAAGICSDDIVIEIGAGTGILTAELAKLAKQVYALEIDKRMVQVASNTLRGYSNITLIEDDVLAYNFREIRRTYPDEPVKVIGNLPYSITSPVLFKVVENRELFTVAVFMIQKEVAERLVANPGTKAYGVLTISITYRYQPEIIRYVPAQSFFPKPEVDSAIIKLIPHQTRPVQVDDELFFFRIVKVAFSQRRKTLLNTLNTISHQLKLDKPKLEARLTELHIDPSRRGETLSIAEFAKLANLLKPQA
- a CDS encoding amino acid racemase, with amino-acid sequence MEHSLCKHFRIGILGGMGPESGVLLQQLIIEHTPAQIDQDHIEVITYTNPHIPDRTASLTIDDGESYLKAIAESLLLLEKTGIDILVISCITAHARFEEIQNSLNTPLLNIVELAKQHIIVSDGKVGILATDGTINSQLFMLPDQPEKTVIPEPKFQRIVMEVIYDIKKGIKDRSIIDRLEKIVIHLRQAGCVKILLGCTELSIVHTELRNRLGHIFIDPLRLAAQALVQLARK
- a CDS encoding aldose 1-epimerase family protein, encoding MPNLFGKKYTYRQLIQYIGDISQLGGLKHYELASGVGKGVGAVDFNTGTGFEFTVLLDRGMDISEARYNGQSLCWRSSTGDVAPAFFDPNGIGWLRSFFGGLVLTCGLDNVGPPCEDGQKQFGLHGRYTSIPASNIEIEQKWDCDEFVMSVEGQMRETSVFGMNLLLTREISAKLGESRLVIHDTIENQGYEKTPVMILYHCNFGFPLVDEHAELISPSIKVIPRDAAAEQGKDDYDKFQQPTQGYQEKVYFHQLQPDKAGYVKVALINKKRDLGVYLKYQKKQLPRFTQWKMLGQGIYVCGLEPGNCGVLGRAKEREAGTLEFLNPGEKKEIQLEIGVLTNQQDVRKFTNNIKKIK
- a CDS encoding FGGY family carbohydrate kinase yields the protein MSLLGIDVGTTGCKVVAFNPDGKIIASAYREYPLRFPGQPGWVELDADEVWQRVKHCIQNVAAQTKSDPIEALAVSSQGEGVTPIDKAGRVLYHSIVSFDSRTVEFISWWLKRMSAYQLFAETGMTPEPFYTINKILWFKKYRPNIDRRTWKYLCYEDLVNYRLTGIPAIDYSLAARMMCFDLKHNRWSSKMLNLAGIEEDRLAFLYPPGKIVGNVLPKIAQELGLPKDTLVVTGGHDQPCGALGAGVIKPGITMDAIGTVECITPAFPNPVINRKMLANRFCCYPHVVPNQYVTVAFNFTGGSLLRWYRDQFGQKEIELARKSGKDVYEILVQQIPSQPSSLFILPHFTTTGTPYFDHHSRGAILGLTLATQKPEITRAILEGISYEIRLNIELLAQAGIPVREIRAIGGGAKSAQWLQLKADLFGRKIVTLNVSEAASLGVAMLAGCAIGEYSSVSEAVAQTVKIKQTFIPNPTNKKIYNRKFEIYRQIYPRLKELNHTIATEL
- a CDS encoding pyridoxine 5'-phosphate synthase; translated protein: MAKLSVNIDHIATLRQARLAKEPDPIYAAVLVELAGAHGITVHLREDRRHIQDRDVKLLREILHINLNLEMAATSEMLDIARTIKPDLVTLVPEKRAELTTEGGLDVVRLIQPLRSAITELHQQNIPVSLFIDPIQSQVDAAKSIGADYIELHTGKYCEVFGTDEEHEQYQFIADAAIHARDIGLKVNAGHGLNYQNISRIAAIQEIQEFSIGHSIVARAVLVGLDRAVREMLELLR
- a CDS encoding DUF4416 family protein, coding for MGIIKIPIPVKLICGMISGRLELFEQAREKLQERYGAIDYLSPLMPFSCYTDYYEQEMGKDLQRQFISFEKLIDPSDIIGIKLATNQIELAFGAPNRLINLDPGYVSNAKLVLATTKDYQHRIYLGQGIYAEVTLRFRQGKFEPYEWTYPDYRTPEYLNIFNRIRAIYREQLKQA